A section of the Microbacterium sp. MM2322 genome encodes:
- a CDS encoding YebC/PmpR family DNA-binding transcriptional regulator, translating into MSGHSKWATTKHKKAIIDSRRAKSWAKLIKNIEVAAKLGGADLQGNPTLFDAVLKAKKTSVPKDNIDRAIKRGAGIGGESVEYTSIMYEAYGPNGVALMVECLTDNKNRAAAEVRTALTRNGGTLADPGSVAYNFARKGVIVVSSEGTTEDDVMLAALEAGAEEIEPHSEGFEVVTEASDLVSVRSALTDAGIEYESADVEFVPNLKVEIDADTARKIFRLIDALEDSEDVQNVYANFDLTAEVQAELEDDE; encoded by the coding sequence GTGAGCGGACATTCCAAGTGGGCAACCACCAAGCACAAGAAGGCCATCATCGACTCGCGCCGTGCGAAGTCGTGGGCGAAGCTCATCAAGAACATCGAGGTCGCCGCCAAGCTGGGCGGTGCCGACCTGCAGGGCAACCCGACGCTGTTCGACGCCGTGTTGAAGGCCAAGAAGACGTCGGTCCCGAAGGACAACATCGATCGCGCGATCAAGCGTGGCGCGGGCATCGGCGGCGAGTCGGTCGAGTACACCTCGATCATGTACGAGGCGTACGGGCCGAACGGTGTGGCGCTCATGGTCGAGTGTCTGACGGACAACAAGAACCGTGCCGCCGCAGAGGTCCGGACGGCTCTCACCCGTAACGGGGGCACCCTCGCCGACCCGGGTTCGGTCGCCTACAACTTCGCGCGCAAGGGCGTCATCGTCGTCTCCAGCGAGGGCACGACCGAGGACGACGTCATGCTCGCCGCTCTCGAGGCCGGCGCCGAGGAGATCGAGCCGCACTCGGAAGGCTTCGAGGTCGTCACCGAGGCATCCGATCTCGTCTCGGTCCGCTCCGCCCTGACCGACGCGGGGATCGAGTACGAGTCCGCCGACGTCGAGTTCGTCCCCAACCTCAAGGTCGAGATCGACGCCGACACCGCACGCAAGATCTTCCGCCTGATCGACGCCCTCGAGGACAGCGAGGACGTGCAGAACGTCTACGCCAACTTCGACCTGACCGCAGAGGTCCAGGCCGAGCTCGAGGACGACGAGTAA
- the pdxT gene encoding pyridoxal 5'-phosphate synthase glutaminase subunit PdxT: MVTSPRVGILALQGDVREHARVLAGLGAEVVLVRRPEELATVDGLVLPGGESSVIDKLSRSFGMREPIREAIAGGMPVLGTCAGLILLADRLVDGIAGQQTFGGLDVAVQRNAFGAQTESFETELDVPAIGAPPIRATFIRAPVVTDAGSAEVLGRLPDGRIVAVRQGALVGISFHPELDGDTRFHELFLAGVGDA, encoded by the coding sequence CTGGTGACCTCGCCGCGGGTCGGGATCCTCGCGCTCCAGGGCGACGTCCGTGAGCACGCCCGCGTGCTGGCCGGGCTCGGCGCCGAGGTCGTCCTCGTGCGCCGCCCCGAGGAGCTCGCCACCGTCGACGGGCTCGTCCTCCCCGGCGGGGAGTCGAGCGTCATCGACAAGCTCTCCAGGTCCTTCGGCATGCGGGAGCCGATCCGCGAGGCGATCGCGGGCGGGATGCCGGTCCTCGGCACGTGTGCCGGTCTCATCCTGCTCGCCGACCGCCTCGTCGACGGCATCGCCGGCCAGCAGACGTTCGGCGGGCTCGACGTCGCCGTGCAGCGGAACGCGTTCGGCGCGCAGACGGAGTCGTTCGAGACCGAGCTCGACGTGCCCGCCATCGGTGCTCCGCCGATCCGGGCCACGTTCATCCGTGCCCCCGTCGTGACGGATGCCGGCTCGGCGGAGGTGCTCGGACGCCTGCCGGACGGGCGGATCGTCGCCGTCCGCCAGGGAGCGCTCGTCGGCATCTCCTTCCACCCCGAGCTCGACGGCGACACCCGCTTCCACGAGCTGTTCCTCGCGGGCGTGGGCGACGCGTAG
- a CDS encoding preprotein translocase subunit YajC, translating to MLLLSQQNTQQATGGNFFMDYGLLILLAALLVFMFVSSRRRTKKMKEQQEQKAQQMVPGVKVLLQGGLYGTIVEYDPTDLSKPAHVELAPGMVVEVHSQAILRIVEDEEPVVDEDEQVAGDDVIVSRDETILDSRPVDSTPDADDKPKA from the coding sequence ATGTTGCTTCTTTCCCAGCAGAACACCCAGCAGGCCACCGGAGGAAACTTCTTCATGGACTACGGCCTGCTCATCCTGCTGGCGGCTCTGCTCGTCTTCATGTTCGTCAGCTCGCGTCGTCGGACGAAGAAGATGAAGGAGCAGCAGGAGCAGAAGGCTCAGCAGATGGTTCCGGGCGTGAAGGTCCTGCTCCAGGGCGGTCTGTACGGCACCATCGTCGAGTACGACCCCACTGATCTCTCCAAGCCCGCCCACGTGGAGCTGGCCCCCGGCATGGTCGTTGAGGTCCACAGCCAGGCGATCCTCCGCATCGTCGAGGACGAGGAGCCCGTCGTCGACGAGGACGAGCAGGTCGCCGGTGACGACGTCATCGTCTCGCGCGACGAGACGATCCTCGACTCGCGTCCCGTCGACAGCACGCCCGACGCGGACGACAAGCCCAAGGCCTGA
- the secF gene encoding protein translocase subunit SecF, which yields MRSMSDFGNDLYTGKVSFPFVGRRRLWFLIAAILVIGSALVPVFRPVQFSIEFTGGSQFTVNDVAKPDQLLATKAVQSVVPDAAPRVTTVGDDSLRIQTDQMGEIETREVTSALVEAYGVSDKSVSSSFIGPSWGESVTRQSLWGLAIFLVLTFLILALYFRTWKMSVAAMIGLVDVLVVTVGVYALFGFEISPAAVIGFLTILSYSLYDTTVVFDKIRENTYEDGEKSGRTFGESVNLAVNQTLVRSINTTVVAVLPTGAILFIGALWLGAQTLTDISLSIFVGTIVAAYSTLFVAAPLYSLLRENENGLKTRDQRVVEARSAAVAAV from the coding sequence ATGCGTTCCATGAGTGATTTCGGTAACGACCTCTACACGGGCAAGGTCTCCTTCCCGTTCGTCGGCCGCCGCCGTCTCTGGTTCCTGATCGCGGCGATCCTCGTGATCGGTTCGGCGCTCGTGCCGGTCTTCCGTCCGGTCCAGTTCTCGATCGAGTTCACCGGCGGATCGCAGTTCACCGTGAACGACGTCGCCAAGCCCGACCAGTTGCTGGCGACCAAGGCGGTCCAGTCGGTCGTCCCGGATGCCGCGCCGCGCGTCACGACGGTCGGCGACGACAGCCTCCGCATCCAGACCGACCAGATGGGTGAGATCGAGACCCGCGAGGTCACCTCGGCTCTCGTCGAGGCGTACGGGGTGTCGGACAAGAGCGTCAGCTCGTCGTTCATCGGGCCGAGCTGGGGGGAGAGCGTGACCCGTCAGTCGTTGTGGGGTCTGGCGATCTTCCTCGTTCTGACGTTCCTCATTCTGGCGCTCTACTTCCGCACCTGGAAGATGTCCGTCGCGGCGATGATCGGCCTTGTCGACGTGCTCGTGGTGACGGTCGGCGTGTACGCGCTGTTCGGGTTCGAGATCTCTCCTGCCGCCGTCATCGGCTTCCTGACGATCCTGTCGTACTCGCTTTACGACACCACGGTCGTGTTCGACAAGATCAGAGAGAACACGTACGAGGACGGGGAGAAATCCGGTCGCACCTTCGGGGAGTCGGTCAATCTCGCGGTGAACCAGACCCTCGTCCGGTCGATCAACACCACCGTCGTCGCGGTGCTCCCGACGGGTGCCATTCTCTTCATCGGCGCCCTGTGGCTCGGTGCGCAGACGCTGACCGACATCTCACTCTCGATCTTCGTGGGAACGATCGTCGCGGCCTACTCGACGCTCTTCGTTGCTGCTCCGCTGTACTCGCTTCTCCGCGAGAACGAGAACGGCCTCAAGACGCGCGACCAGCGGGTTGTCGAGGCCCGCTCGGCTGCTGTCGCCGCGGTCTGA
- the ruvB gene encoding Holliday junction branch migration DNA helicase RuvB, with product MSDARDQRLPEDETELAVEGALRPGSLAEFIGQMKVRAQLQLLLDAARIQQRPADHILLSGPPGLGKTTLAMIVAHESERPLRMSSGPAIQHAGDLAALLSSLVPGEVLFIDEIHRMARSAEEMLYLAMEDFRIDIMVGKGAGATSIPLDLAPFTLVGATTRSGLLPNPLRDRFGFTAHLEYYEPSELEQVIARSAVMLDVDVPAASRAEIARRSRGTPRIANRLLRRVRDYVIVHGGSSTQASTSDVSAALELYDVDDLGLDRLDRAVLDAVVRRFRGGPVGLNTLAVTVGEEADTIESVVEPYLVRIGFMGRTPRGRVATPEAYAHLGIPRHDGALTLDDL from the coding sequence GTGTCTGACGCCCGCGACCAGCGTCTTCCCGAAGACGAGACCGAACTCGCGGTCGAGGGCGCCCTGCGTCCCGGCTCGCTCGCGGAGTTCATCGGCCAGATGAAGGTTCGGGCGCAACTGCAGCTGTTGTTGGATGCCGCCCGCATCCAACAGCGTCCCGCTGACCACATCCTTCTCTCCGGTCCGCCCGGACTCGGCAAGACGACGCTCGCGATGATCGTCGCGCACGAGAGCGAGCGGCCCCTCCGGATGTCGAGCGGTCCCGCGATCCAGCACGCGGGGGACCTCGCCGCGCTCCTGTCGAGCCTCGTGCCGGGGGAGGTTCTCTTCATCGATGAGATCCACCGGATGGCGCGATCGGCGGAGGAGATGCTCTATCTCGCGATGGAGGATTTCCGGATCGACATCATGGTCGGCAAGGGGGCCGGTGCCACCAGCATCCCGCTCGATCTCGCTCCGTTCACTCTCGTCGGCGCCACCACCCGTTCGGGCCTGCTGCCCAACCCGCTCCGCGACCGGTTCGGGTTCACCGCTCACCTCGAGTACTACGAGCCGAGCGAACTCGAGCAGGTCATCGCCCGCTCGGCGGTGATGCTCGACGTCGATGTGCCGGCGGCATCCCGTGCCGAGATCGCACGGCGCTCACGGGGGACACCTCGCATCGCGAACCGGCTGCTGCGCCGGGTGCGCGACTACGTCATCGTGCACGGCGGGTCGTCGACTCAGGCCTCCACGAGTGACGTGTCGGCTGCGCTGGAGCTCTACGACGTCGACGATCTCGGGCTCGACCGGCTCGACCGGGCCGTGCTCGACGCCGTGGTCCGGCGCTTCCGCGGCGGCCCTGTCGGTCTCAACACGCTCGCCGTCACCGTCGGCGAGGAGGCGGACACGATCGAGTCCGTCGTCGAGCCCTACCTCGTCCGGATTGGATTCATGGGGCGGACGCCCCGAGGTCGAGTGGCGACGCCCGAGGCCTACGCGCACCTGGGGATACCCCGTCACGACGGGGCGCTCACCCTCGATGACCTATAA
- the ruvA gene encoding Holliday junction branch migration protein RuvA — protein MISSLRGRVLHLEPDSVVIDVHGVGYAVAVTAQHARQLHLGDEVFLHTAMIVREDAMSLFGFEERSELDVFGQLLSVSGVGPKSALGVLSALSVDQIATAVADEDDAPFRRVSGIGPKTAKLIVVQLAGKLIAPTRAASGAPVPQGLGAQVAAALVALGWSERVAVDTADSVLADAPAGATVPALLKLALAHLGPSRAERTGV, from the coding sequence ATGATCTCTTCCCTGCGCGGCCGTGTGCTGCACCTCGAACCCGACTCCGTCGTCATCGACGTGCACGGAGTCGGTTACGCGGTTGCCGTCACCGCGCAGCACGCGAGGCAGTTGCACCTCGGCGACGAGGTCTTCCTGCACACGGCGATGATCGTGCGTGAAGATGCGATGTCGCTCTTCGGGTTCGAGGAGCGTTCGGAGCTCGATGTATTCGGGCAGCTTCTCAGCGTCTCGGGCGTCGGCCCGAAGTCCGCGCTCGGCGTGCTCTCCGCCCTCTCCGTCGACCAGATCGCGACGGCCGTCGCCGACGAGGACGACGCCCCCTTCCGACGGGTATCGGGCATCGGCCCGAAGACGGCGAAGCTCATCGTCGTGCAGTTGGCCGGCAAACTGATCGCGCCGACGCGCGCGGCCTCGGGCGCGCCCGTCCCGCAGGGGCTCGGTGCGCAGGTCGCCGCCGCACTCGTCGCCCTGGGGTGGAGCGAGCGCGTCGCTGTCGACACCGCGGATTCGGTGCTCGCCGACGCTCCCGCGGGCGCGACCGTCCCGGCGCTTCTCAAGCTCGCCCTCGCCCACCTCGGCCCGTCTCGCGCGGAGCGCACCGGTGTCTGA
- the ruvC gene encoding crossover junction endodeoxyribonuclease RuvC — MASALRVLGIDPGLTRCGIGVVDVRADRSASLVHVGVVRSSPEAPIEQRLAAIAAGIRLVLVEHEPHVVAVERVFAQQNRSTVMGTAQASGIALLLAAEHGLPAATHTPSEVKAAITGYGNAEKLQVQTMVARVLRLDALPQPADAADALAIALCHAWRRGSAAPVGGPLTPAQRAWAEAEKATRR; from the coding sequence GTGGCATCCGCTCTTCGCGTTCTCGGGATCGACCCCGGCCTGACCCGGTGCGGCATCGGCGTCGTGGATGTGCGTGCCGACCGCTCGGCCTCGCTCGTGCACGTGGGAGTCGTCCGGTCATCGCCTGAGGCCCCCATCGAGCAGCGGCTCGCCGCGATCGCCGCCGGCATCCGCCTCGTGCTCGTCGAGCATGAGCCGCACGTGGTCGCCGTCGAGCGGGTCTTCGCCCAGCAGAACCGCAGCACCGTGATGGGGACGGCCCAGGCAAGCGGCATCGCGCTCCTCCTGGCCGCCGAGCACGGTCTGCCGGCTGCGACGCACACGCCATCCGAAGTGAAGGCCGCGATCACCGGCTACGGCAACGCCGAGAAACTGCAGGTGCAGACGATGGTCGCCCGCGTCCTCAGACTCGACGCTCTGCCTCAGCCTGCCGACGCGGCCGACGCCCTCGCGATCGCGCTCTGCCACGCATGGCGGCGAGGGTCGGCAGCACCGGTCGGCGGCCCCCTGACACCGGCTCAGCGCGCGTGGGCCGAGGCCGAGAAGGCGACCCGGCGCTGA
- the secD gene encoding protein translocase subunit SecD produces the protein MASSTPVRRAWRALIGLLALTAVLFGVNAAGVILFEKSSWVPELALDLQGGTQIILQAQTREGAQPTADQMQQAVSIIRQRVDASGVGETDITTQAGNQIVVQLPGIADEETRDRIGRSAQMQLRAVLYTAAPSNTFVGDDGKQTPYPTPGPSLNATPTPAPTNGSDPAWATEELQAQFLAYDCAKPANDPAQEPADKPLITCESNGSAKYLLGPVELTGSAISDATNGLNSQNGQWAVNIVFNGAGTKTFGDISQRLFNLQSPQNQFAFVLDGEVISAPSMNAVITDGKPQITGNFDQDTSKTLADQLKYGALPLSFEVQSSNSISATLGSQQLLIGLVAGLIGLALVAIYSLTVYRALGSVIIASLAVMGVLTYITLCILAWRMGFRLSLAGVAGLIVTIGFTADSFIVYFERIRDELRDGKSITGAVEDGWDRAKRTIYISKSINILAAVVLYILADSTVKGFAFTLGLTTVIDVLIFVLFTHPVMQLLARTSFFGGGHPLSGLDPTALGAVYRGRAQFRAPVAAGGKSQAEKRSARSRSEAVRRQTIAERKLAEQSGDSRSAGEGND, from the coding sequence GTGGCTTCATCCACCCCCGTCCGCCGCGCCTGGCGCGCACTCATCGGACTCCTCGCCCTGACCGCCGTCCTCTTCGGGGTGAACGCTGCGGGCGTCATCCTCTTCGAGAAGAGTTCGTGGGTGCCCGAGTTGGCGCTCGACCTCCAGGGCGGCACGCAGATCATCCTGCAGGCGCAGACCCGGGAGGGCGCTCAGCCCACAGCGGATCAGATGCAGCAGGCGGTCTCGATCATCCGTCAGCGCGTGGATGCCTCGGGTGTCGGCGAGACCGACATCACGACGCAGGCGGGCAACCAGATCGTGGTGCAGCTTCCGGGCATCGCCGACGAGGAGACGCGCGACCGCATCGGCCGTTCGGCGCAGATGCAGCTGCGGGCCGTCCTTTACACGGCGGCCCCGAGCAACACGTTCGTCGGTGACGACGGCAAGCAGACGCCGTACCCAACTCCCGGTCCGTCCCTCAACGCGACCCCGACGCCGGCGCCCACGAACGGCAGCGACCCGGCGTGGGCCACGGAAGAGCTGCAGGCGCAGTTCCTGGCCTACGACTGCGCGAAGCCCGCGAACGATCCGGCGCAGGAGCCGGCCGACAAGCCGCTCATCACGTGCGAGTCGAACGGTTCGGCGAAGTACCTCCTGGGACCGGTGGAACTCACCGGCTCTGCGATCTCCGACGCGACCAACGGACTCAACTCGCAGAACGGTCAGTGGGCCGTGAACATCGTCTTCAACGGTGCCGGCACCAAGACCTTCGGAGACATCAGCCAGCGACTGTTCAACCTGCAGTCGCCGCAGAACCAGTTCGCCTTCGTCCTCGATGGCGAAGTCATCTCGGCTCCCTCCATGAACGCCGTCATCACCGACGGAAAGCCGCAGATCACTGGAAACTTCGATCAGGACACGTCCAAGACGCTCGCGGATCAGCTGAAGTACGGCGCCCTGCCGCTGAGCTTCGAGGTCCAGAGCAGCAACTCGATCTCCGCGACGCTCGGATCGCAGCAGCTCCTCATCGGTCTCGTCGCCGGGCTCATCGGTCTGGCGCTCGTCGCGATCTACTCGCTGACCGTCTACCGGGCCCTGGGTTCGGTCATCATCGCCTCGCTCGCGGTGATGGGCGTCCTGACCTACATCACCCTCTGCATCCTCGCGTGGCGAATGGGCTTCCGGCTCTCGCTGGCCGGTGTGGCCGGCCTCATCGTGACGATCGGCTTCACGGCCGACTCGTTCATCGTGTACTTCGAGCGCATCAGGGATGAACTCCGCGACGGCAAGTCGATCACCGGTGCCGTCGAAGACGGCTGGGATCGCGCCAAGCGCACGATCTACATCTCGAAGTCGATCAACATCCTCGCCGCCGTCGTGCTGTACATCCTGGCCGACTCGACGGTGAAGGGCTTCGCCTTCACGCTGGGTCTGACCACCGTCATCGACGTGCTGATCTTCGTGCTGTTCACGCACCCGGTGATGCAGCTCCTGGCGCGCACGTCGTTCTTCGGCGGCGGACATCCGCTCTCGGGGCTCGACCCGACCGCGCTCGGCGCCGTCTACCGGGGCCGTGCGCAGTTCCGTGCGCCCGTCGCAGCCGGCGGCAAGTCGCAGGCGGAGAAGCGCTCGGCGCGATCCCGCAGCGAAGCGGTACGCCGACAGACCATCGCAGAGCGGAAGCTCGCGGAGCAGAGCGGCGATAGTCGCTCGGCAGGGGAGGGGAACGACTGA